A section of the Hyalangium minutum genome encodes:
- the tssM gene encoding type VI secretion system membrane subunit TssM, with translation MKFFFLITLLLGLIWGGTWYFHQPVWLGLAATAVTLFFALIVSMVRRWRARAARKKAEQAEQKPPEASAPQPAKAAPRTEARPEIEAMQAEFSRAISSLKTSKLARGGRDALTVLPWYLVIGSTESGKSTALRNSGLKFPYLSNRGGGNGRSVSPTRHCDWWLTNDAVFLDAAGRYVESEEDRDEWISFLDTLGKHRPYRPLNGLVVTVSVSELMGADPQAAGELGQRLRERIDELTSRLRIVVPIYVMITKCDLLTGFVEMFADLPRSERGQIWGFTVPLTAQPEAPTELLLKRFDELTAILEQRSVRRIGQERRLEARERIYQFPHSVHAIRKNLTEFIQPLFMENVFQDTPIMRGVYFTSGSQEHRVTDPRASASSSEPTLAAPRVNPEQTSESRSFFLWDVFTKVMFQDQKLAVISSMEEIRRRKRRYAVAGACLAFTVALLTLPTISFFKNRQMLRKVRDTIVAVKLETNDDISRIQELSPLQQHLADLNRHRVEGVPLWLRLGLYKGDQLFALAQSFYNSQLKWLLLGRQHDRIRQNLELFAQNQDRVDWKPSNESYGKHFDDLKMYLLITYLTDSPNPAYPRPPNEPPLDESHQAWIVKQMLRHWEDIRDRNGEVSLEQAITRHAQTYIAMLAADPLQLAFSRDERVVISARRALNRVPLATLELERIVSQANREYPGVSLGDSVGAVPFMRATKRVNGAFTRLAWEEWVRARMDSAFQGSEAWVLNRDSRENEEANRAELRTRYYQQYIQEWTDFLYSVRVEEPKDWSQTELLLESLTRGKPAPIGKLFRTLAYNVHLESPKVASGNTLSALISKALNKPAGTSATEEGPARLVDPESSIGETELTPAAVEKNFSPILAFITKTSATDDGEEKLTQLDSYQDQLNLVLTTLKEVRDKPNEAMVLIEKITSTRNTVSLLIQSQEGAHAVFEQILLPPLKQVGTVVRRDVAEKKSRKWCDEIFGPFVSLMANRYPFNKDSLLDAPLPEFTQFLHPSTGTVRKFLQTQLSEEVLPDGRRHVFAVKTAPGMGLYKDELLTYLERINNLAMTLFPGDTQEPLVRFMVRMRPGTAADSAPSEIASITLTLDGSEELYRNGPDDRWRAMTWPGPAGKLGAHIHIVSTSGNTADLDAPGEWGLFRLLERAKKIEPSTDGRFFTATWEVPDLNNAQISIDLRPERLANPFFGTSGSNTSRLLQIFRDPRLVPPAGISQAVQGCPPPIVTAKTSP, from the coding sequence ATGAAGTTCTTCTTCCTCATCACACTGCTGTTGGGCCTCATCTGGGGAGGCACCTGGTACTTCCATCAACCTGTCTGGCTGGGACTGGCCGCTACGGCTGTGACGTTGTTCTTTGCACTGATCGTCTCCATGGTCCGCCGCTGGCGCGCCCGCGCCGCGAGGAAGAAAGCCGAGCAGGCTGAACAGAAGCCTCCGGAGGCCTCAGCGCCGCAGCCAGCCAAGGCAGCTCCTCGCACCGAGGCCCGCCCGGAGATCGAGGCCATGCAGGCCGAGTTCTCCCGTGCCATCTCGTCGCTGAAGACGTCCAAGCTCGCTCGAGGTGGGCGGGACGCGCTCACGGTTTTGCCGTGGTACCTCGTCATCGGCTCCACCGAGTCGGGCAAGAGCACCGCCCTGCGCAACTCTGGGCTGAAGTTCCCTTACCTTTCCAACCGGGGCGGTGGGAACGGGCGAAGTGTGAGCCCGACACGTCACTGCGACTGGTGGCTCACCAATGACGCGGTGTTCCTGGACGCGGCGGGCCGCTATGTCGAGTCGGAAGAAGACCGGGATGAGTGGATCTCGTTCCTGGACACCCTGGGCAAGCACCGGCCCTATCGGCCCCTCAATGGGCTCGTCGTGACGGTGAGCGTGAGCGAGCTGATGGGCGCAGATCCCCAGGCCGCAGGCGAGCTGGGCCAGCGGCTGCGCGAGCGCATCGACGAGCTGACGTCCCGGCTGCGCATCGTGGTCCCCATCTACGTGATGATCACCAAGTGTGATCTGCTCACCGGGTTCGTGGAGATGTTCGCCGACCTGCCTCGCTCCGAGCGAGGGCAGATCTGGGGCTTCACCGTGCCGCTGACGGCTCAGCCCGAGGCGCCCACCGAGCTGCTGCTCAAGCGCTTCGACGAGCTCACCGCCATCCTGGAGCAGCGCTCCGTCCGGCGGATCGGCCAGGAGCGGCGGCTGGAGGCACGCGAGCGCATCTACCAGTTCCCGCACAGCGTGCACGCGATCCGCAAGAACCTCACGGAGTTCATCCAGCCGCTCTTCATGGAGAACGTCTTCCAAGACACTCCCATCATGCGCGGCGTCTACTTCACCAGCGGCTCCCAGGAGCACCGCGTCACCGACCCGCGCGCTTCTGCCTCCTCCAGCGAGCCGACGCTCGCCGCGCCTCGCGTCAACCCCGAGCAGACCTCGGAGAGCCGCAGCTTCTTCCTCTGGGACGTGTTCACCAAGGTCATGTTCCAGGACCAGAAGCTCGCGGTCATCAGCTCCATGGAAGAGATCCGCCGGCGCAAGCGCCGCTACGCCGTGGCGGGAGCCTGCCTCGCCTTCACCGTGGCGCTGCTGACCCTGCCTACGATCTCCTTCTTCAAGAACCGGCAGATGCTCCGTAAGGTCCGCGACACCATTGTCGCGGTGAAGCTGGAGACCAACGACGACATCAGCCGCATCCAGGAGCTGAGCCCTCTGCAGCAACACCTTGCGGATCTGAACCGGCACCGGGTAGAGGGCGTACCGCTGTGGCTGCGCCTGGGCCTGTACAAGGGAGACCAGCTCTTCGCGCTGGCCCAATCCTTCTACAACAGCCAGCTCAAGTGGCTGCTCCTCGGCCGTCAGCATGATCGCATCCGGCAGAACCTGGAGCTGTTCGCTCAGAACCAGGACCGGGTGGACTGGAAGCCCAGCAACGAGTCCTACGGCAAGCACTTCGATGATCTGAAGATGTATCTGCTCATCACCTACCTCACCGACTCTCCCAACCCTGCCTATCCCCGGCCTCCGAACGAGCCACCGCTCGATGAATCGCATCAGGCGTGGATCGTCAAGCAGATGCTCCGGCACTGGGAGGACATCCGCGATCGCAACGGAGAGGTGAGCCTCGAGCAAGCCATCACCCGCCACGCGCAGACGTACATCGCCATGCTGGCGGCGGACCCTCTCCAGCTGGCCTTCTCGCGAGACGAGCGGGTGGTGATCTCCGCCCGCCGGGCCCTCAACCGAGTCCCGCTCGCAACGCTGGAGCTGGAGCGCATCGTCAGCCAGGCCAACCGTGAGTACCCGGGCGTGTCCCTGGGCGACTCGGTGGGTGCCGTCCCCTTCATGCGGGCGACGAAGCGCGTCAACGGCGCCTTCACGCGGCTGGCCTGGGAGGAGTGGGTCCGTGCGCGAATGGACTCGGCCTTCCAGGGTTCCGAGGCCTGGGTGCTCAACCGGGACTCCCGCGAGAACGAGGAGGCCAACCGCGCGGAGCTCCGCACCCGCTACTACCAGCAGTACATCCAGGAGTGGACAGACTTCCTCTACTCCGTCCGCGTGGAGGAGCCCAAGGACTGGAGCCAGACGGAGCTGCTCCTCGAGAGCCTCACACGAGGCAAGCCAGCCCCCATTGGCAAGCTCTTCCGCACGCTCGCCTACAACGTTCATCTGGAGAGCCCCAAGGTGGCCTCGGGCAACACGCTGTCCGCGCTGATCTCCAAGGCCCTCAACAAGCCCGCCGGCACTTCCGCGACGGAGGAGGGGCCTGCCCGGCTCGTCGATCCCGAGTCCTCGATAGGCGAGACCGAGCTGACCCCTGCGGCCGTGGAGAAGAACTTCAGCCCCATCCTGGCCTTCATCACCAAGACCTCGGCGACTGATGACGGCGAGGAAAAGCTGACGCAGCTCGACTCCTACCAGGACCAGCTCAACCTGGTGCTCACCACCCTGAAGGAGGTGCGCGACAAGCCCAACGAGGCCATGGTGTTGATCGAGAAGATCACCTCCACCCGCAACACCGTCTCGCTGCTCATTCAGAGCCAGGAAGGCGCTCACGCCGTCTTCGAGCAGATCCTTCTGCCTCCGCTCAAGCAGGTGGGGACGGTCGTCCGGCGAGACGTGGCCGAGAAGAAGAGCCGGAAGTGGTGTGACGAGATCTTCGGGCCCTTCGTGTCCCTGATGGCCAACAGGTACCCCTTCAACAAGGACTCGCTGCTGGATGCGCCCCTGCCTGAGTTCACCCAGTTCCTGCATCCCTCCACGGGCACGGTCCGGAAGTTCCTGCAGACCCAGCTCAGCGAGGAGGTGCTCCCGGATGGAAGGCGCCATGTGTTCGCGGTGAAGACCGCCCCTGGCATGGGTCTGTACAAGGATGAGCTGCTCACCTACCTGGAGCGCATCAACAACCTCGCCATGACGCTGTTCCCCGGCGACACCCAGGAGCCGCTCGTCCGCTTCATGGTGCGCATGCGCCCGGGCACCGCGGCGGATTCCGCTCCCTCGGAGATCGCATCGATCACCCTGACCCTGGATGGCTCCGAAGAACTCTACCGCAATGGCCCCGATGACCGGTGGAGGGCCATGACCTGGCCGGGTCCCGCGGGCAAGCTCGGCGCCCACATCCACATCGTGAGCACCTCAGGCAACACCGCGGACCTCGACGCGCCGGGTGAGTGGGGCCTCTTCCGCCTCCTGGAGCGCGCCAAGAAGATCGAGCCCAGCACGGACGGCCGCTTCTTCACCGCCACCTGGGAAGTCCCCGATCTGAACAACGCGCAGATCTCCATCGACCTGCGTCCCGAGCGCCTCGCCAACCCCTTCTTCGGCACGTCGGGGAGCAACACCTCGCGGCTGCTGCAGATCTTCCGGGACCCGCGCCTGGTCCCTCCCGCCGGCATCTCCCAGGCCGTCCAGGGCTGCCCTCCGCCCATCGTCACCGCGAAGACTTCGCCCTAG
- a CDS encoding DotU family type IV/VI secretion system protein has protein sequence MDRVNEATKDCFDTIIRLRHAEAAEIPPPEVLNHRLRGVIDEVLRRAAVLGFSHQDAQDMGYALVALMDDIVLNKPEQYRQFWMSNLLQLHYFHETVAGDSFFNRVNAIRKDPHRAEVLRVYYLCLLFGFQGRYRIRGGELELMSLIDSIQKDLERAQPFDFDLLAPHGDRPSENLALAKRRLSLTSAAFAAVAVALLFYGGLYLALDRTASTMLHDIELHMATVAKGGQ, from the coding sequence ATGGATCGAGTCAACGAGGCCACGAAGGACTGCTTCGACACCATCATCCGGCTCCGCCACGCGGAGGCCGCTGAGATTCCCCCTCCGGAAGTGCTGAACCACCGGCTCCGCGGTGTCATCGACGAAGTGCTCCGGCGCGCGGCGGTGCTGGGGTTCAGCCATCAGGACGCACAGGACATGGGCTACGCCCTCGTGGCGCTGATGGACGACATCGTCCTCAACAAGCCCGAGCAGTACCGGCAGTTCTGGATGAGCAACCTGCTGCAACTCCACTACTTCCACGAGACCGTCGCCGGCGACAGCTTCTTCAACCGCGTCAATGCCATCCGCAAGGATCCCCACCGCGCCGAGGTCCTCCGGGTCTATTACCTGTGTCTGTTGTTCGGCTTTCAGGGTCGCTACCGCATCCGAGGGGGCGAGCTGGAGCTGATGAGCCTCATTGACAGCATCCAGAAGGACCTGGAACGAGCCCAGCCGTTCGACTTCGACTTGCTTGCTCCTCACGGTGACCGCCCGTCCGAGAACCTCGCCCTGGCCAAGCGCCGGCTCTCGCTCACCTCCGCAGCCTTCGCGGCTGTCGCCGTGGCACTCCTCTTCTATGGGGGCCTCTATCTCGCCCTCGATCGTACTGCCTCCACCATGCTCCACGACATCGAGCTTCACATGGCCACCGTCGCGAAGGGGGGGCAGTAG